Within Acinetobacter sp. LoGeW2-3, the genomic segment TTTATACTGTTTATATAATTTGCAGCTATTGCAGATAAATCTGATTCATTCAGATTATATTTAAGATCTATATATTCTTGTGGAAGTATAGTTGGGAAAATTTCTTTATTACTAATATCTAATAATTTGTAAGTTGTCGTGATTTTTAAGTCTGTTGAGTTAATACTGGAATATGGACTATGAATCCATTGGTTACCATTAACAGTCAGAAGGCCTTGATAAGTTCCATATTGTGGATGTTCTTCACCATCTTCATAAACTCCATTAGGGGTTACAATAAAGCTATTATCTGCTTCACCAACAATTTGTTTAGAATAAGCCTTTCCATTATCAATCGTATTTTGTGAAATATTGATATCTAGATCATCAGAACCAGTAGACAAGTCTACAGCTGCCCATTGTTGAAAAGTAGTGCCTGGAATAGGCGTATTTCCAGTATTACTATTATTTGTACTAGTTGTAGATGATGAGCTGCTATCACTTCCACCACAGGCAGTTAACATACAAGCTGAAATTATCGACAACGAAAGTAGTTTAAGTTTCATTTATTATGACTCTATTAAATTTATTATTTTTAGAAGAAAAATAGACAAGAATAAAATTTGTCTATGATTATTATATAAAAATTGGTCCTTTTTCTAAAGCGCCCACCACAAAATCCCGATCAAAACCGCCATATGTAGAATCTGAATTGGTGCAAAATACATGGCGTATTTAAACCCACCGCTCAGACCTGCATTAATCGATTTCGCCAAAGCATGGGTACCCAGACCTATCAGTAATGCCTGAATTAGTCGGGGAGTGGAGGGATCACCTTGGATAACGACACTGGCCATGGCTGCATGAATTTCAAATAGTGAAGCGAACAGAGTGCCCACCAGTAACCCGGCATCACCAAGTAATAATTCCAGCGCATAAACTCCAGCCTGAATCAAGGTTAAGGTAACCGCAATAATGACTGCTTCTTTCAGACTAAACATCCGGCTATCTTCTTCTTTTTCACAATTTTCTTGCGGTTTGGCTTTACGTAATAGAAGAAATGCGCAGGAAGCCAGAATAAGAATAGCAACCAACGAAGGAAGAAAAAGAAGTTTAAGCCAGTCAAAAGACACGCCACCGACTACAATGAATAGCAGTACCAATGTCGAAATACAGGACATCAGGGCTGCACCGGCATTAGATCGGGCATCCATTTCACCTTTACGGACTTGTAGTCCCAACTGGGCAATGGTAGCGGTACTGGACACAAAGCCTGAGGCAATCGAAGACAGTATTAGTGCGTTTTTAGTTGAAAGTAAGCGTTTGGCGATATGTGCTAATGCTTGTACGACTAAAATTAAAGTTAAGAGTTTAAGAATCAGATAAGGATTAAGTACCTTACCCCAGAGAGGTGTATCTGGCGTTAGCGGTAAGCCAATAAGTACCAAGGCCAGTAACAATAAACCATCCCGGAATTCTGCTTCAGTAATCCATTTCCCAGCAATATTGTGCATGGAATGCTTGGCCATCAGAATGACAGTGATGAGTACTGCAAGCCCGGCCGCCAACGGAATATTCCATAGACAAATCGCCCCAATAAAATAGGTCATGACAAAGGCAAGTTCTGTCGTAATGCCGGGATCACTGGACTGATGCTGTATGGAAAAAATCACCATACCTCCAGTAATCAGCGCACCCACCAGACCAATCGCAGTTCCGAATAAAAAGCAGATAGCACCCAGCAAGGCACAGATGGCAAAGGAACGTAAGCCAGCAAAACTCGGCTGTTGCTCACGCTGTCTATGACGTTCCCGCTCCAGGCCGATCAATAAACCACAGCCCAATGCTGAAGTCAGAATCGTGAGCAGTTCCTGAAAAGAACTGTCATTCATAGGCATTGCGCTAAAATCCATACCTGACCTCAGCTGAGTAAATAATTATTATCAAATGTATATCTGAAATATAGGCGATAAGCTAAAGCATGAACAAGAGAGAAATGTGCGAGATGATGTAGGGGGAAGACAGCAGCTATGTTAAAGATTTACCTCATGCAGCAGAAACAGGCAGATGACGCAGCAGGATAATGCGAAAAATAGTAAAAACTTGTTATAGTGAAGGCAAGTTTGGGGACCTATAACAATGAAATTTGACTTTGAAATTGATACCGCCTGGTGTCTGGAGCAACTTTTTAAAGACGGCAAGATTACTGAGCGCGACCGTATGCTGGTACAAACCACGCATCGTCAGCGTGAACAACTGAAATGGCATCCTTTACAGTGGATTGCCAATTTTAATCTGGTCGATCGTTCCCATCCTCAAAGCACCCTTACTTTGAACCGTTTATGCCAATGGCTGTCAGAAAAAACCAATCTGCCTTTTTATATTATTGATCCTTTAAAAGCGGATGTTCAGGCACTGACCGCAGTGATGTCACAGGAATATGCACTGCGTAATCGTATTCTCGCTGTTGAAATCCAACCCGATAAAATTCTGATTGCTACAGATCAGCCTTATAAAACTGAATGGATGTCGAATCTGCAGCAGAATATCAGCCCACGCCGCATCGAGCGGGTACTGCTCAATCCAGAACAGTTGCAGCGCTATATTGTCGAATATTATCAGGTTAGTCGGGCAGTCAGTGGATCACAGAAATCTTCAGCCTATGACCGTGAAAACAAAGGTGTAGAAGCACTCTTACAGCTCGGTGATTCACAAAACCCAGATGCCAATGATCAGCATATTGTTAAACTGGTGGACTGGGTGCTGCAGTTTGCCTTTGAGCAGGGTGCCAGTGATATCCATATGGAACCACGCAAAGATACCGGGAAAATCCGTTTCCGTATTGATGGCGTTCTGCATACCATTTACAACATGCCAGCCAATACGCTGACTGCCGTCATTTCGCGGATTAAAATTCTCGGTCGGATGAATGTGGCCGAAAAGCGTAAGCCGCAAGATGGTCGTTTAAAAACTCGTACACCTAAAGGGCAGGAAACTGAGCTGCGTTTATCGACTTTACCGACAGCTTTTGGTGAAAAGTTGGTGATGCGTATTTTCGATCCAGAAGTCTTGGTACGCAGCTTCCAGCAACTCGGCTTTGAAGGGCATTTACTGAATGAATGGAACGCGTTAACCAGTCATAGTCATGGGATTATTCTGGTCACCGGACCGACCGGTTCGGGTAAAACTACGACTTTGTATTCGACTTTAAAGCAATTGGCAACGGAAGAGGTTAACGTTTGTACCATTGAAGATCCGATTGAGATGCTAGAGCCAAGCTTTAACCAAATGCAGGTCAATAACGGAATTGAGCTGGGCTTTGCCGATGGTGTAAGGGCGCTGATGCGTCAGGATCCAGACATCATCATGGTCGGTGAGATTCGTGATCAGGATACGGCGAATATGGCAATTCAGGCAGCTTTGACTGGGCATCTGGTATTATCAACATTACATACTAATGATGCGCCGTCGAGTCTGACTCGTTTGCATGATCTTGGTGTGCAACCGTTCTTGACTGCAGCGACGATCCTGGGTGTATTGGCGCAGCGTCTGGTACGTAAACTCTGTCCACACTGTAAAGAAGAAGGCTTTATGGATGAGCAGGAGTGGCAGCATTTAACTGCCGATTATCCATTGGCCCGCCCAGAATTCGTGTTCCGTCCAGTCGGTTGTGAAGAATGTCGTCATACTGGCTATAAAGGACGTGTAGGAATTTATGAGTTTATGCCACTCAGTTTGGCAACCAAGCAACTCATTGGTGCAGATGCTAACCTGAACCAGTTGCGTGCTCAGGCGAAAAAAGAGGGTGTAGAGCCCCTCAGAATCGCGGGTGCTCGAAAAGTCATTGAAGGCGTGACGACGCTTGAAGAAGTGCTGCGTGTGGTGCCACTGAATTAATTTTTAAAACACATTTTTAAAAAATGAAGATTTCTTAAGATTCAATTCATCTTCAGCTGTTTTAATGGCTTCATCGAAACAAGACAGCTCTAAAGGTACTGAATATGAAAAGTATGATGAAAGCATTTATCACAGTGGCATTAATTGGTTCAGCAACAACTGCAACTATGGCAGAGACTGCAGTAAACCAAAGCGCTTTTGCCAAAACTGTAACAGTAAAACAAGCCTTGACCATGAAAGATGACAGTAAGGTGCAAATCAAAGGTCATGTCGTGAAATCTGTAGGCGATGAGAAATATCAGTTCCGTGATAGCACTGGTACCATCAATGTCGAAATTGATGATGAATTATGGCAAGGAAAACCAATCTCTGCCAAAACCCCAGTTACTATCATTGGTGAAGTCGACATCGACTACAAACCAGCGAAACGTGTTGAAATCGATGTAGATGAAGTCCGTTTTAACTAAGTTAAAGATTTAGGCAGAAAAAGCCTGGACGAAAAAAGCCATATGCGATATTACACAAAGCATATGGCTTTTTTTATTGTCATTTCATCATGATAGCTTAAAACATCAGGGAAAAGTTTATGCGTATTCTTTTGGCAGAAGATGATGCCTCCCAGGCAGAAAGCATCCAGACCTGGCTGGAAATGGATGGCTATGTGATTGACTGGGTGGAGCGTGGGGATCATGCTATTCTGGCGATTGAACAGCATCAGTATGAGTGTGTGTTACTAGATCGTGGTTTGCCACAGACCAGTGGCGATCAGATTCTGACAACATTGCGTAAGCTGCAGAAAGATACGCCAGTCATTTTTATTACTGCACGCGACAGTATTGATGACCGGGTAAAAGGACTGGATCTGGGTGCTAATGATTATCTGGTCAAGCCTTTTAGCTTGGAAGAGTTATCTGCACGAATTCGTGCCCAGATTCGGTTGCAACAAAAAAATCAGAGTCATTTACTGATTTGGGAAGACCTGCAACTGGATATACAGGCCAAAACCCTGACCAAAGCCGGTAAATTGGTCAATTTAACCGCCAAAGAATTTCAGATTCTGCATAAGCTGATGCAAAAGCCAGAGCATGTCGTGACCCGGGAACAGCTGGAAGAATCTCTCTATGCTTGGGGTGATGAAATTGAGAGTAATGCCATTGAGGTATTTATTTATCAACTGCGTAAGAAGATCGGCACTCAGATGATCAAGACCATACGTGGTCTGGGTTATCGTATGCATAAGGCTGAAGGTTAGACTTATTTATGGCTCAAGTGATTTCACTGCAATACAAGCTGATCAAGAATGCCATGTATAGCTCCATTCTGGCCGGCTGTCTGGCCTGGTTGCTATTGCTGGGTATTTCTGGTTATCAATCGATGCAGATGCATGATGAGCTGATGGAAGAAATCTCGGAACTATTACTGGGTGATGTAACTCAAGCGCAGGGTCGAAATGTAGATGAGATTAGTGAAGAATTTGATATCCAGTATCGACTTTGGCTGGATCAGGATCTGCTAACCACTTCCGAAAAACAAGATCTATTGCAACATCAGCTGCGTCATTCTTCAGGTATCCATTTCCAGTTTGAACACGGTCAGTTATTACGAACCTTAGTCGCTGAAGATGAAGGACTCAAGGTACAAGTCATACAGCCTGTATCGATACGTTTTAAACGGATTTGGAATATTATTCTGGGCTTTGCAGTGATTCTTATCCTGCTATGGCTAGTGCAATGGTTGTTATTGCATTTATTGATCAAGCGTCAGTTAATGCCACTCAACCGGATTTCACAGGATATTGCTTCCAAGTCAGCGCAGGATTTGAGTCCAGTCCAATCGCCAACACCAGAAATTGCCGAACTGCAACCGATCATCAGTCAGCTCAACCGGATGCTGGGTCGGGTAGAACAGTCCTTGACTGCGGAACAGCGATTTACTGCGGATGCTTCACATGAACTACGCTCGCCACTTTCTGCAATTCAGATGCGCTTGCAGGTATTAAAACGCAAATATCAAGCACATGAAACATTGCCTCAGGATCTAATGCAGATTCAGAAAGATGTGAGTCGTGGGACACAGATTCTAGAAAATCTTTTATTACTAGCTCGATTGGATCCGGAACAGAATCAAAATCTGCCTCTACAAAAGGTTAATTTACCTGAACTGATTCAGGATGCATTAAAAACACTTGCGCCGTTTGTAGAAGAAAAACAGCTAAACCTAAAACTTGAGCTTAATCCCGCTGATATTTCAGGAAATGCTGAACTCATCTTTAGTTGCCTTCGAAACCTGATTGATAATGCCATTAAATATACGCCGTCTACTGGTACAGTGTTGATCCAGTGTGATCATCAGGGCAATAAAGCAGAGATAGTGATCGAAAATTCAGGAGAGGGAATTTCTGAGGAAACCTTACAGCGACTCGGTGAACGGTTTTATCGAGCTTTGGGCACTAAAACTCAAGGATCAGGTTTAGGGCTATCGATTTGTCAGAAAATCATGCAACTGCATCAAGGCGAGATCCAGTTTACACACTCTGAACTTGGTGGGCTCAAAGTAGTATTAATTTTTGATCAAAATTATTAAATTGATGGAATAAAAAAGCAGTACGCGCTGATTCATACTGCTGATTACCACGTTTGCTCTGGGCGTTATTTTAAATTATTTAGTGAGAATAAGGCGATTATTTCGGGTCAGACGTAAGCGGTATTCTTCACCGGCATGCATGATACGAATCTCGCGACCGAGGGCGAACAGATTATTTGAATGCAACATTGGTAAAGCATGCTGAGTGTCATTATTACGTGTAAAAAGGCTAAATGGTGCGTTCATTCCATCGACTCCGTGGTATGTTTTTGGATTGGTTTAAATGATAATCATTATCGAATAGATATGTCAATGCCGAACTTTTGTAATTCCTAAAAAAGCCATGATCGCTTACAATTTGTAATATTTCCAGCCATTTTAACTTCTTATGTCCAAACCAAATATTCATGTCGCAATTGCCTTATTATTTCATCAAAATCAGGTATTAGTGGGCTGGCGGGAAGCGAAACTGCATCAGGGGAATAAGCATGAATTCCCTGGCGGCAAAGTAGAGGATAATGAAACTCCTGTTCAGGCCTGTCGTCGTGAGATCCAGGAAGAAGTTGGCATTGATATCGAGCTTTGGCATGCTTTTGACTTTATTCGGCATGAATATGAAGATGTGATTGTACATCTGCATTTATTTCATGCCAGTGTTGCTGAGGCACAATTGGCCCAGATTCAACAGCCATGGAACTGGTATAGCCGTGAACAATTGCAACAGCTGAATTTTCCGAAAGCCAATGATGTGATTTTAGAAAAGCTGTTATGGCCGCAGATGATTAAAATCAGCAGTGAGCTGGTAGATCTGCAGCAATTAAGTTCAGAGCAAATGTTGTATTGGCGTGTAGATGCAAATCCAGAACAGACAGAAAAGCTAAAAATGATAGCTCCAGAACAATTATCAAAATTAATTATTAATTATGAGCTATATCTCCTGTTAAATGAACAGCAACAGCAAGGTATTAAAACTTTGCATCTTAAACAAGGACAATTGAATCAAGTGAGTGATAATGATCGGGTCATCGGTAAGCGTTATATTGCTGCCTGTCATGATCTTGAATCTGCACAGCGAGCAGAACAGCTTGGCTGTGAAGCAATTTTCCTGAGTCCTGTGCTGCCAACAGCAACCCACACGGAAGTAGAACCATTGGGTTGGGCTGCCTTTGATCAGATTACTATACAGATTCAGATTCCTGCCTATGCACTTGGTGGCATCAAAAAAGAAGATTTGAATCTAGCTCAATCCCATCATGCCTACGGAATCGCAGGCATTCGCGGAATATAGGTAAGTTAATTACTAAAAGTAATTAAGAGTTAAAGAACGCTTAAGGCCTTCTGTGCTTTTTGAATGGTCTGAGGATTCTTTTGCAGCTGACCTGCTTTAAGAATCACCTGCCAGAGCTGTTTTTTCATGGCATTACTTTGTGCATAAGTAAGACCACGCTGGGCAAAAGCCTGTGCATTGGCTGGTTTATTTTTGCGATTCGCTACCATACCTAAATATAGATAGGTTTCAGACGACTGCGGCGCCAGTCGTTGTGCCTGGGTGGCATAGGCTTCAGCCTGATCAAACTTTTGTGCTTTATATGCCGCCTGAGTTTGCTGCATCAATTTCTTGAAAGCAGGTAACTGACGGCCATCATCAAACTGCTGTGCTTTAGGCTTCTGCTGCGGCACCACCACTTTTTGGCGTTTGATTTCCGGATGATCATAAGGCGTAATCACCACGCCATCTGATTTCTGTACCCGTGGTTTTGCAGGCGCAGGTTTAGCGGGAACAGGTGGTTCCGGCTCTATTGCCTGACAGCCGACTAAAGCAACTAAAATTGTACCAATCAGGATTTTATGAAACATATATCTCACTCAATTAGTGTGAATAACTACCGCTTGAGATAATACGTGTATCTTGTGAAGAATCCCGTTGGTTTTCCGTTTCAGTTTCTTCAATCCAGATCCCAATTTCATCACTTTGATCAGAAGGGCCTTGTGGCTCCTCTGAATCGATTGTATGTGGAGCAGGGGCATAATGTGATGCACCACATGCAGTGGCCTGATTTGGCATGCTGTGACGCGTCAACGGAATATACATGGCACCTTCACAGCCTTGGGCAGACAAATGACCTGTCGCGCGATCGACCCATTGCCATTGCACTTCACTCGGTTGATGCAGATTCACTGGCTTCTGACGCAATTGCTTCATGACATTGGTCCAGACTGGTAATGCACCTGATGACCCGGTTAGACCAGTGACTTTATTATCATCTAGACCTAACCAGACCACAGTTAAATAATTACCTGAATAACCTGCAAACCATGAGTCACGCGTATCATTGGTAGTACCTGATTTACCTGCCAGACCCAGATTACGTGGTAGAGCGTTATAAGCAGATTGACCGGTACCACTGCTCATCACCTGTTGCAAACCATTGTTCAGAAGATAGGCATAAGCAGGATCAATTGTTGGTTGAACTGTCAGACCATAACGATCAACTAGACGACCATTAGCATCGACCACCGAACGAATAGCTTTGACTGGATATTTGAAACCGCCAGTAGCGAAGTTGCCATATAGGCTCATTACTTCCATCGGCGACATATCTACCGCACCCAGATAAATTGAAGGGTAGGATGGAATATCAGAGGTCACGCCAAATTTCTTCAGATGATTGATAAAGGTCGACATGCCAAATTCCTGCGCCAAACGTACTGCAGACAGGTTATAGGAATTTGCCAATGCCTGTGACATTGGAACCACACCATGCGGACGGCCACTATAGTTCTTTGGCGTCCAGGCTTTACCATCACTTTGAATGCTCAGCTCGCTATCTTCGATCGGACTACCCCAATGATAACGATTCGATTCAAGCGCAGTCAGGTAAATCACGGGTTTCAATAATGAACCGACCTGACGTTTAGCATCCAGGGCACGGTTAAAACCAGTAAAGTCTTGAGTCGAACCAACTGCGGCAATCAGTTCACCATTTTCAGGATGCGTTACCAGTACTGCGCCTTGTAGGTCCTTTAAGCGTTTCGGATTTGATTTGCTTAAGCTCGCAACAGTATTTTTAAAACTTTCCTGAATACGGGTCTGGGCTAATGGATCTAGCGTAGTAAAGATACGCAGGCCTTGATTGGTAATGTCACCTTCCTGATATTCAGTACGTAACTGACGACGCACGATATCCAGGAAGTCAGGGAAACGCGCTGGACCCATGGTTGGTTTTGTAATGACATTGAGAGGGCGTGCTTTCTCGGTTTCATACTGATCCTGGGTCAGATAACCCATCACCAGCATATTGTTTAGCACGATATCACGGCGTCTTTTCGCTGCTTCAGAATTACGCCAAGGGTTATATAGGGTAGGACCTTGAACCAAGCCAACCAGATAAGCCTGTTGAGCAATATTTAATTCACGCAGTGGCAAACCGAAGTAGAACTGGGAAGCTAGACCATAGCCATTAATGGAATAATTACCATTTTGACCCAAATTCACTTCATTTAAATAGGCTTCAAGGATTTCATCCTTGTCATAATGCAGTTCAATTAACAGCGCCATCAGCGCTTCATTGACTTTACGTTTGATGGTGCGTTCTGGTGTCAGATAGAAGTTCTTCACCAGCTGCTGGGTCAGAGTTGAACCACCCTGACGGGTACCACCAGTGATATTACTTACCACCGCACGTGCTAGTCCACGGATGGAAACACCATGATGACGATAGAAATTACGGTCTTCTGTCGCGATCAGGGCTTCAATTAAAGGCTTAGGCACTTTATTCAGCTTAATCAGTACCCGATCTTCATTATGTTGGGGATAAATTCCGCCAATTAATAAAGGCTCTAGACGGGCAATGCCGGAAGTCGATGGCTTGGTGGCACTGACATCATTAATCTGTTCAGCATTAAAGCTGACTTTCAAAATCTGCTCAGGTTCAACCCGATCACCGAAGTCAAAACCACGGGTATGGACATACATCGTATCGCCAGAAGTGACATAACTTCCGGACTGGGTATAGCTTGCAGCACTCTTATATCCGAGCAGTTTTAGCTCTTCCTGAAGATCCTGTTGGCTGACTGGTGCATTGACATAAATTTCCATCGGGCGTGCAAAGACTTTCGCAGGAATGTCCCAACGCTGGCCTTCAAATTTATCACGTACAATATTATCTAGACGAATCAGATAGATACTAAAGGCAACAAAGGCTGATATGACCAAAACGGAAAAGATTAAGGCAATAAACCCCAAACCACGTTCATACTTCATAAATTATGATAAGAGTCTGTAAAATTCTGCTAATCATGCGAAGCTTTTAGGGAATTTGCAATATTTAATAAGAAATTGGTTAAAAAATATCAATTAAAAAATACACTTAGTCTATGTAATATTATTTCGAACTTGCTCTACTTATACATAAAACCAAGGGAAAATTGTCAACCAACCAGAGCTTAATGCTATTATAGGGACGATTCGTAGCGGAGCGACGAGACTGGTGCTAATTTCACATAAGACATTTCGAAATATCGGGTTAGTAGGACGTCCTGATAAATCTTCAGTAGTTGAAACCTTATGTCTTATTCATGATCATTTGTTGAACCTGGGCCTGCATCCCGTTTTCGATGCAGATACCGCTGCGCTGGTACCTTATGAAAATACCCAGACGGTCAGCCGCGCCTTGCTGGGCGAAGTGGTCGATCTGGTAATCGTGGTCGGTGGTGATGGTTCATTGCTACATGCTGCCCGGGCACTGGTTAAATATAATATTCCTGTCATCGGTGTGAACCGTGGTCGCTTGGGCTTCCTGACCGATATCAAGCCGACAGAAGTGATCTTTAAGCTAGATCAGGTGCTCAAAGGTGAATTTCAGCTTGAGCGACGTTTCCTATTAGAACTGGAAATCCGGTCTAAAGGCGAGATCATTCATGATGCGATTGCCTTGAATGATGTGGTACTACACTCAGGTAAGTCCGTGCATATGATCGACTTTGAGCTGAATATTGATGGACAATATGTCTATCGTCAGCATAGTGATGGTCTGATTGTATCGACACCAACCGGCTCAACAGCTTATGCACTTTCCGGTGGTGGTCCAATTGTGCATCCAAGTATGGATGCGATTGTGCTGGTGCCGATGCATCCGCATACCCTGTCATCCCGACCAATTGTGGTTGGGGGGCAAAGCGAAATTAAACTGGTGATTCGTAAAAATCGCGTGATGCCGATGGTTAGTGCAGATGGACAACACAGTATCTCTTTGAATGTGGGAGATACGGTCCACATTCGCAAACACCCATTTAAACTGCAACTCTTACATCCACCGGGTTATGACTTCTATATGGCGTGTCGAACCAAGCTCGGCTGGAACCAAGACTTTGATTATCAGAATCGGGATTAAATCATGAATATTGAACAAATGCTTTCTATGCTCAATCCTGAGATTGTAGACCGACTGCGTACTGCGATTGAAATCGGTAAATGGCCAAATGGTGTGGCACTAACGGATGAGCAACGTAAGACGTGTATGCAAGCTGTGTATGCCTGGGAGATCAAACATCTGCCTGAAACTGAACGCAGTGGTTACATCGACCGTGGTACTAAAGAAGAAGGTGAACAATGTGATGATGACCATCACAAGAATGAACCGGAATTCAAGCCAATTCGTTTCGTTTAATTGAAACCCAAAAAAGACCACATTGGTGGTCTTTTTTAATGTCTGAAATAAATGACTTTGGTCAAACCGCAAGACGCGTATTCCAGAGCTCTTTAGCTTTCTGCATCGCTGCTTCGTAACTGTTACATACTTGCATCGTATATAGCGCAATACCGATAGTTTCAACCACCGCGATTTCGCCAT encodes:
- a CDS encoding YeaC family protein, translated to MNIEQMLSMLNPEIVDRLRTAIEIGKWPNGVALTDEQRKTCMQAVYAWEIKHLPETERSGYIDRGTKEEGEQCDDDHHKNEPEFKPIRFV